The Daphnia magna isolate NIES linkage group LG3, ASM2063170v1.1, whole genome shotgun sequence genomic interval ATTCAGTGGGCTATGTTCTATTcgagcttcaatttttctggtatcgtctgctctgttcgtttcctttatcactgttgtgattggctgttgaagttttcaaacgtgtttcctgattggtgcactTCACATCACATCACAtcacccgctggaggctctgactgctatttccgaaattagacaaaacgacagacgattcccccaatgtcgtgaaccaaccagggttctatgactatGACTCTGGTAACAGTAACTatggatcggccccgattagccataatcgggttaaccacCCAGCCCCGCCCCgggaaaaggcaatcgggCTGAATCGTGGTTCCATTTCGTCATCCAGGGCGGGGCGGGGaaaaaatcgaggttaacccgCCTGCCCCTAcaccatttgcaaaaatggcgcctgaatttAAACTACGAATTTTGCtcgggtttttatcggggcaaccAGGGTgaactccccgattttcatcataataatcgattttgactcgatcgattatgtttttacgtcgatcgattgattgcaatcggggttgcagccccgattaggcaccccaatacaaccccgattgagatcggggttcaaaaatGTTCACCCTGAGCCCCGAACGCCCCGACCTGGgccccgaatttcgaaacccgattggcaaaatgcacCCCGActagggtcggggccgatccctaacAGTAACACAtcaccgccataggaggtattcaagtttacaggccttaatcATCAAGTAGGCCTTGaaaaaacaaggaaatatTTATCCGGCAGTAGAATCGTCTGTGACTCTGCTAAGACAACAAAGCTAGAGACATCGAATATTTGTATTTATAGAAAGGATTCTTTAATCCAAAAGGGATTTCTCTGTTACAGGAAATGTCTCTGTATGATGACATAGATGATAATAAAGCAAAGACTGTCACAGGATGGTCTTCAGGAATCAAGCTTTTACATTCTCAGCTACACTTAAAAAAAGCTATGGTAACACAGGTATTCTAAATTTATATCTAAATTGTTCATTCAGACATACAGTTAACCGTAGTTTCTTTAGCCGAAACGAGAAGGGATTCGGAGATCTGCACATACTTCCACACCTGCCCCTGCTACCACCACAGTTGAATTACGAGTTAAAAATGAGCCAGAgataacaaaaattaatatacATCAAGCAGCTCCAATTTTGACAACAATCATTCCTAAGCAAGAAAAATCATCACTATTTGCAGAATTAGAGTGGGATCCCAACTTGGAATATGATCCGTTACATCCAACTGACTACGACAAAATCATTAAAGGTATGTAAATTTTGTGAATCTTCAAGAATAGCAAGTGATGGTTAATAGTTTGGATGCTCTAGAGAGAAAGGAGAGACGAGGCATCGAGATTGAAATAGAagaagctgaaaaaaaaagaaaaccgagAGAGGATCGTGATGTAAAGCCAAGAGACAGGTAAAATAGTGGTTCTGGTGTTCTTATAGTATATATTTGCATAACCTTTGGGTGCTTTAGGTCATCTGTAGGGGGATCTGGCTTTGGGGGCCGCTTACATTGTGATGACGAAGATGAGCCGATTGTCAAAAAGTCTTCGACTTCTGGTGGAGTTGCCATTGCCCCACCTCCTTCACTCCAAGACATATCATCCCCATCCTCCTCTTCGGTCAGCTCTTCCGCAAGTGGAGCTGGAGCTCTTGGGGTTGCTGCCAAAATCATGGCGAAATATGGATTTAAGGAAGGTCAGGGACTTGGACGACAACAGCAAGGTATCGCAGCTGCACTTCAGGTCGAAAAAACAAGCAAGCGTGGAGGACGTATTatcaatgaaaaagaaataatgccTCCGCCCCCACCTGTGGCACCGACTGCTCCAAAAGCTGAATTGACGATTGCCGACATCATGAAGAATCCATCGAAAGTTGTGTATTTGCGGGTATCGTAAAAGCAATTTCGAAAAATAGATGAttcttccttctttctctCTATGCAGGGACAagtgtataaatatataattttttccctCACTATTAGAATATGGTTGGCCCTGGAGAAGTTGATTCAGACTTGGAACCTGAAGTTCGGGAAGAGTGTCAAACTAAATATGGAGATGTCAATAAAGTCGTCATATTTGAAGTACCAAACGCCGAAGAAGAGGAGGCTGTTCGAATATTTGTTGAGTTCAAGCGAGTGGAAGCTGCAGTCAAAGGTAGATAATTGAATTTATAACATACAACCTCAGAAAAATTATaacgttgttttcttgttgcAGCCGTAATTGATCTCAATGGCCGATTTTTCGCCGGTAGGCAAGTGAAAGCTGGATTCTATGACGTAGAAAGGTTTCTTATGATGGAATTGAATGACTCGTAATCtttacaaaataaatttctaAATCACAAAAACAATTGATGAACGAGGGCCTTAAAacgttttgttttaaaatgaaattatttttatttattttcttttatttatttatcgtTAATAGTCAGAGCAGATAATTGAATGCTATAGTATAGAACCCCGAAAATATTTCATATAGTTTTTATACCTAGCTACGACTATAGCCCTGGGAATGTTAGATTGACTAATTTACGATTCTCCGTTCTTTCCGTTTCGTTCGAAGCCGTTTAATATCGAAGAAACTGGTCGCAAAAATCAGTCGCTTGAGTCTACGGCCCTGACGCTTTTCGTAAAACTGGTTGATATACGAGGTAAATGCCGTATCAATCGTAGCACGAGTTCTTGGCCGAAAGCCCTGTACTGCAGGCCGACTGCCCGTAGCTTTTACGGAATGCATGGTTCCGATCACGAAGGAATCAGCCCTTATTTGCCGTAATCGGGGTCCGCGACCCGAGAAAAGCCATTCGAAACGATCAGGTGAGTACTTCGCCGAGCGGGGTAGGGCGTGACAGGAATTGGAGGTAACTCCTGAATCCATTTTTAAAGATTGTGACCTTATGGGATTAAACAAATCAATATTATATtaattatataatttttaaatgatCTTAGTTTTAACGAATAAAACAACagacgaataaaaaaaacattggcTAATATATCCGGtctaattatttttcttttgtcataAACTTACACACGTTAAGTACAGCATACCAAGAACACACGGAATTCAACGTGAAACGTGAATGTTGATTAAGTCGGTAATACCGGTTTTGTTTCAAGAACTTTTATCAATTCACTGGGTAAACATCAACTTCTAAACACGGACGATTCACTTTGATTTAAATTTAGCCATCTAGGGTTTAACAATAGAGTGGTTAATCTTACCTCGGGGTCAATCCACGCGAAATCGACCAATGCTTGTGGCGACCAAGTcatcgattttttaaattataaaatgtattaattattaattaacattaacattttaaaagggaataaaaattttcaaatacaaatttaaaaaaaaaaaatgaaaaagtgaaCTTTGTAAAGAACTAAAAATTACATTGCACtaactgatttttaaaaaaatttatgctAATAATAAGTACTGTACAActagccaaataaaaaaaaaatccgcaaaacacgaaaaagtaaaaaacctAAAGCATAGCCGTTAGAAAGGCGACGCGGGCTATTTGGACGGATTCACGACAGCATCTCCTGGAGGTTCTTGTCGTTCAGTGTTGCAATTTTTTGGGGTCCTTGCGGCAACTCTCATTGGTTTTCCATGCGGCAAActaaaattaaaactaaatttcatgtaaaaaattttgcaatgACAGCAGATTCCACTCGTTAATGCCAGTTGGCAATGGCAGAGTCAACGATGTCATTAATATCCACATGCAAATATAACTCTAAAATACGTAGTACGTGTAAATTTTAGAAGACCGAACTTTCGCCAAATGAAACACATTTAGTAAAAACTCGTTGACGATGATGCAGACACGTGTATTACTTCTTGAAAACCGGTAGGAATTAAACTTTAACCGGCGGAGACGACTTCTCCGTAGTAGAAACAGAAGAACAATTAAAATCacgaagaggaaaaagaaagaaaaaagcggcTGAAGGAAATTTCTAAAAACGTGATGTAAGCTATTGTAGCTGAATTTGAAAGGAAACTTGGGACGGTAGGGAGAAACATCGATTTCGAGTTACGACTAGATCATGGGCATTTCGTTTGAGTTAGCCCAAGCTAGACAATTAGAAACACGTAAATAGAACAATCAACGCTCGTAAACTATGAACAATGGAGGAATGTATCTATTATCGAAACATGTTTTGCTGTGTTACGTCGTTTTCAAATTCGGACCAGGCGTCGTTCAGTTCcataaaaatcatttttgctattttttcGTTGTCAGTTCCAGACTACGGATAAAAATGTGTACGATTAACTTATGATGTGTCAGTACACTAATTGCAAATTCCTAAACCTGTTTGTCTGGATGAACTGCCAAGCAAGCCTTGCGGTACATTTTCTTGACATCCGTGTGCGACACGAGTTGGTGCATCCCCACATCTTGCCATTTAGTGCCTTCCCAGAGAACGGTATGGAGTGAACAGAGTAAAGCCCGAATATTACGTTGTTTTCCTTCCGTCCAATCCATTATCTGCCGTGGTAtccaatggaaaaaattttactagATGAATGCAGATGGGAAAGGAAGCATGATTTGACATTATACTAACCTTCAATTTATCTGGATCTATGTCTTTGGCTAGTTCTTCCTTACGCATGGCATTGATGGTTTTGGGACCAGAATCCCTCTTCGTGCTGGTGAAATCGAAACCCTGGGTTCCCAACAAATCCCCAAACATATCACCAGCCACTTTGGGTCTCGGTAAGCCGCCACCTCCTTTACCTAGAATTCGAAGAAATGCAAACAGTTATTAAACCCCTTATTTCCAGTTTTCAAATTTAGCTATTACTGTAATCGTTGCGACCGAAAACTGAGTCAAAATTTGTTCTAGAATAATCAGCTTGGGCTTCGCCAGGTGTTTTGGCAGGATGATGCGTGGAAGAATTTGCAGACGCAGAAGAGTTTGAGGTGGGATGTGGGCGAGTAGTCTGTGGTGGTACACTGTTTGACCATAAGTTTTGTGGCTTATGAAGAGGTGACCCACTTAACGACGTCGACGGGCTCGTAAATGACGCGCCGGACGCTGTTGAAAAATTTGAGAAACCGGTAGCCGGATTCGCCAATCCTTCATAAAATAGCATAatcaaataattaaataacGGAGAAATAAAGATTCTTGTGCAATCGATAGGCAATAAGGGAACACTACTGGAACCCAATCTGCATATTAGTAGTTAAAGTTATAATAGATAACTGTTTTTTATCAGTACCAATATTCATAGGCGGATTGGTATTCAAAGATGAGCCCCATGCCGGTGCCTTGGCCGTATTGGTATTTGATGCCCCGGTTAGCCCAATTAGATTTCCGAAATCAGCGAGTGGGTCCTTAGCTTTAGTTTCCAAATTAGGGGTGCTCGAATTGCGAGGAATGTTGGGTAATGTCATAGGTCGAACTCCGCCACTCGATGTCTGTTTAAGGATTGAATCCCAATTACCCAAAAGAGATTCGTCAGGCGGTTGAGACTGCTGAACAGTGGCAAAATTGCTAAAGCTGTTCGATGAACTCAGATTATTAATTGGAGTTGATGAAATGCCTGCGGGCGTTCCCGCTAAGGGATCAAATGGATCCAAAGTAAAGAAGGGATTGGCTGGGGCTGCAGTTGGAAGAAAAGCTAAGGTTGCAGCGGCCGATTCCGTCGAGGAGTGAAGTAAGTCTTGAAGAAAATCGCCATTGTGACCACCTCGGCTCTCGGTCAAAATATTACCAGATGTGTCGGATGTCAGGTTCAATAACCCGCACTCTTCATTGGCCAACGCTCGGTTGGGTAATGAACTTGTAGATTCAGATCCCAAATTCAATAGATCTACATTCAACTCCtgtgaatagaaaaaaacaatgtgGAACCAAGGTAATGACAGGTCTTCTTAtgcaacaaagaagaaaaaaaaaaaaaaaacctggatGGGAGAAGAAGGTCGGACAGGACTGATTGACTTGCCAACCAGGGTAGGCTGTCTGTCGGCAACAGGCTCTTCAACATCCCCAACCTGGGTGGGTTTACACGATGCTTCTACATCACTGGGATTGCCCACGCTCACATCGCAAAACGTATCGAAGACTTCGTTAATTTCTTCTCGAGATGCGAATAGAACCATTGCGTTTTTTGCAACGTTGTCGTTCGTACCTGGAATTCAAGTtatttatcattattattttctttttaaatacgcaataataaaaaagataaattgCAGAATGGTTACCCCATGGTTCGGGTTGAGCGCTGCGCTCTTGATCAAGTACGAAAAAGCTAAGCGAGGCTGTAAAATTGGCGCCATGAAGATCTCCCCCCTCAGGAGTGACAGACACTTCGTCAAGTTGATCGCGGGACAATCTTAGAGTTGTTTCTTCCTCGTGAATGAAACCAGTGTGAATTTGAAACTGGCAGATCTTTAACCCAGCTGGCCTGCCCTGTACGACACCTCCGAGTGTATTGCGTGCATGATAGACTGCAACTGTAATATCGCCACATACAGTTGTGTTTAGCTGCAGTATAACCTAAGGTTCCAAAGacaacattttaattttcaggtaaaaaacgaagaaaaaagtaaaagttaccTTATTTTCTGAAACGTGATAAACGCGCATCCGTTCATAGTCAGCCAAGGTGGAGAGCAGTCGTTGATCACCTTGAAAAATTTCCACATACGGGCGACATCCATCCCGGTTTTTCGTAAAAATAGGGACTGGACTCAAAGTTAAAGTCGCTAGAGTGACGGGTTTGTGATGTGGCCGTACAGGATGTGGTTCAGCCAAAAGACTATGATAGTAATGAAGGTAGCGATACTGTGAAGCATTAAGACCGGGAGGGCAGCGTTTTACTGCGAACATTTGTAGTCCTTCTTCAATCGTACGAAACAACTGAGTATAAAGAAAGAGGGCTGCTACAACCACTGCCGATGATGCCTTTCCATCCATACAGTGAAGAACGCAAATATTTTTGGAGTCCCGGTCAAGATAGTTATACATGCTTTTACACAGGGCATATCTGAAAAATGGGACATGTCAGATGAGTTGATGATTAAGGCATTACGAATGTCCTATTACGTACAAAGTTCTCAATGAGGGAGCTTGACGCTGAGGCCAACCACAACAAACCAAATTGTTGAACTTGGTAGAAGGGTATGAACGTCCGGAAACATTGTACACTGTATAATGCACCCCATGTCGGGCATCGAGAGCATTTCGGACATCGTCAATGTGGTGGCGATATGCAGATTCAATTCCTTCAGCTGGAAATGACGTAACGATCAACCGTGACGTGACATAGCTAAAATCAAGCTCCAAGCGTGCCATACTTTGCTGCACTGTTTGCATCACTTTCGTGGATGTATCCTGGAAAACATCAAACTCCACATTAttagtataaaaaaaaaaaaactcgtaatAACATTGCAGTCCACCTTgaggtttttaaaaagacTTCCTGCTCCTCCTTTTAAAGAAGATAATAATCCTAATGTAGGTTGAGAAGCAGTCGTTAAATGCATAGTTGGAGCAGGAGTAGGCAATGTCTGATGGTTAGCAGAGGGATTCGGAGGTGGAGGGCGGCGAGGTGGCTGAGGTGATCCCTGTGTTGCGATTGGCGCACTCGGACGACTTTGTGGCAGCGGCATGGCTGCTTGACTTGGTAGACTCAACATAAGTCCACATTTCAACTGGTATCCTCGAGTTTCTCCTATAGCTGCAAGACGGTCAAGAACGTCAGTTATCGTTAAACGCATTCGTGGATCCacctaaaaaacaaaaaatcaaatttccccattttttcAGCGTGTTTTCAACCATTGTGAGGTACTTTCAACATTCCACGGATAATATCGTGAAAGATATCGTATCGGCCGTCATTGCTCGGTAACATAAAGTTGCCGTTGATAATCCGCAACTTTGCCCCATCTTCAAAAGGGTGCACctagtgtttaaaaaaaattgttttttttttggtttttttttgtttaaggtTCTTCAAACTCGCAAAATAGTAAGTCTACTTGATAGCAAAGCACATAGAGTACGCATCCTAGAGCCCAAATGTCTGCTGCGGTAGTTATAGGAAAATTACTCCACGTATCTATCATTTCAGGGGCACGGTACACTGGCGTAGTATACTTCgccatttcttcttcaagtAAACCACGTTGAGAAGCTGACCAATCTGGACCA includes:
- the LOC116928389 gene encoding splicing factor 45 isoform X2, whose translation is MSLYDDIDDNKAKTVTGWSSGIKLLHSQLHLKKAMPKREGIRRSAHTSTPAPATTTVELRVKNEPEITKINIHQAAPILTTIIPKQEKSSLFAELEWDPNLEYDPLHPTDYDKIIKERKERRGIEIEIEEAEKKRKPREDRDVKPRDRSSVGGSGFGGRLHCDDEDEPIVKKSSTSGGVAIAPPPSLQDISSPSSSSVSSSASGAGALGVAAKIMAKYGFKEGQGLGRQQQGIAAALQVEKTSKRGGRIINEKEIMPPPPPVAPTAPKAELTIADIMKNPSKVVYLRNMVGPGEVDSDLEPEVREECQTKYGDVNKVVIFEVPNAEEEEAVRIFVEFKRVEAAVKAVIDLNGRFFAGRQVKAGFYDVERFLMMELNDS
- the LOC116929624 gene encoding cyclin-G-associated kinase, producing the protein MADFLKSAANYFSANSNNGAAENPLIGALVNVNSVQLRIKRQIGEGGYAFVFIAQDIQSNQEYALKRLIAADSDAVKSIIQEVAFLKRLAGHPHVINFISACCNDRGGGSKEYLVVTELCSGGTMLDALRIRNTPLSPEEITSVFWQTCKAVQALHSQEQPIIHRDLKIENLLLTADGIMKLCDFGSATTQQYFPGPDWSASQRGLLEEEMAKYTTPVYRAPEMIDTWSNFPITTAADIWALGCVLYVLCYQVHPFEDGAKLRIINGNFMLPSNDGRYDIFHDIIRGMLKVDPRMRLTITDVLDRLAAIGETRGYQLKCGLMLSLPSQAAMPLPQSRPSAPIATQGSPQPPRRPPPPNPSANHQTLPTPAPTMHLTTASQPTLGLLSSLKGGAGSLFKNLKDTSTKVMQTVQQSMARLELDFSYVTSRLIVTSFPAEGIESAYRHHIDDVRNALDARHGVHYTVYNVSGRSYPSTKFNNLVCCGWPQRQAPSLRTLYALCKSMYNYLDRDSKNICVLHCMDGKASSAVVVAALFLYTQLFRTIEEGLQMFAVKRCPPGLNASQYRYLHYYHSLLAEPHPVRPHHKPVTLATLTLSPVPIFTKNRDGCRPYVEIFQGDQRLLSTLADYERMRVYHVSENKVILQLNTTVCGDITVAVYHARNTLGGVVQGRPAGLKICQFQIHTGFIHEEETTLRLSRDQLDEVSVTPEGGDLHGANFTASLSFFVLDQERSAQPEPWGTNDNVAKNAMVLFASREEINEVFDTFCDVSVGNPSDVEASCKPTQVGDVEEPVADRQPTLVGKSISPVRPSSPIQELNVDLLNLGSESTSSLPNRALANEECGLLNLTSDTSGNILTESRGGHNGDFLQDLLHSSTESAAATLAFLPTAAPANPFFTLDPFDPLAGTPAGISSTPINNLSSSNSFSNFATVQQSQPPDESLLGNWDSILKQTSSGGVRPMTLPNIPRNSSTPNLETKAKDPLADFGNLIGLTGASNTNTAKAPAWGSSLNTNPPMNIGLANPATGFSNFSTASGASFTSPSTSLSGSPLHKPQNLWSNSVPPQTTRPHPTSNSSASANSSTHHPAKTPGEAQADYSRTNFDSVFGRNDYSKGGGGLPRPKVAGDMFGDLLGTQGFDFTSTKRDSGPKTINAMRKEELAKDIDPDKLKIMDWTEGKQRNIRALLCSLHTVLWEGTKWQDVGMHQLVSHTDVKKMYRKACLAVHPDKQSGTDNEKIAKMIFMELNDAWSEFENDVTQQNMFR
- the LOC116928389 gene encoding splicing factor 45 isoform X1, whose translation is MSLYDDIDDNKAKTVTGWSSGIKLLHSQLHLKKAMVTQPKREGIRRSAHTSTPAPATTTVELRVKNEPEITKINIHQAAPILTTIIPKQEKSSLFAELEWDPNLEYDPLHPTDYDKIIKERKERRGIEIEIEEAEKKRKPREDRDVKPRDRSSVGGSGFGGRLHCDDEDEPIVKKSSTSGGVAIAPPPSLQDISSPSSSSVSSSASGAGALGVAAKIMAKYGFKEGQGLGRQQQGIAAALQVEKTSKRGGRIINEKEIMPPPPPVAPTAPKAELTIADIMKNPSKVVYLRNMVGPGEVDSDLEPEVREECQTKYGDVNKVVIFEVPNAEEEEAVRIFVEFKRVEAAVKAVIDLNGRFFAGRQVKAGFYDVERFLMMELNDS